One genomic window of Cheilinus undulatus linkage group 7, ASM1832078v1, whole genome shotgun sequence includes the following:
- the c7h19orf44 gene encoding uncharacterized protein C19orf44 homolog: MWKRGSRSSALDRAEALLSAKRNNRGVAESVQESAARLRALTDTVDGHRIARTAPPNTQIILSDLSDLSSVSLCPEPEAATVGSAAVGRTKGPEEGTTRDVRPQSSLGLGGSRFLKKTSQPATNSNYEPQPRCVSSSQRSSQKAALNKLAQIESRIRSRTQAQEQAGWGSKSGEKLTSDLEISPPPAAKSLEAPVQLSAKSSSDQSLGGKRFLKNTTAVAAKSSDAADGGFRSRSRVAEGGFPLTSFKTKSVGRVSSVNLESDEEDMKKLLGDSLDSMDNSFSIPVRPSSERTANKMLNKRSPNVDPTAATSSSITVPPRSPGSPSCRSSPFRFTGQAKAHFSPSVLSLSPSPPRQDSSQRAGSPQRSLSSMSGRSEVMSLDDLCPLRSSAQDPQSEMSEVSTEDFKINVMTLDDLVPAFLGVNEDTPGDKSEAKHGALQQLQTIKEQKEDERQQTEEDLVDYQSDFESESRKDPEKSASQVSEHLQGHGDEEEVISEVNERSSDSDVPHGRTEDDYSSTFSDTSRSYTPGSADHSQTVSRSRDSKYSRSSVSKDSRSRRRESTKKVLREKEAQTQPDPLAGTLPTGIPTLDPAEGMAYTYPSPMVTHTLSAERVDALSTFNPAAFALTEILKQQLTMIKWFMDSSRQLYLNQVKSLGPPDYRYTTLEDTLENIRKQRSPKPTLEEAMEEVMKEMKDFHHI; the protein is encoded by the exons ATGTGGAAACGTGGCAGTCGAAGCTCAGCTCTGGACCGAGCTGAGGCGCTGCTGTCCGCcaagagaaacaacagaggAGTCGCTGAGTCTGTGCAGGAGTCTGCAGCCAGGCTACGGGCTCTAACA GATACTGTGGATGGACATAGGATAGCCAGAACTGCGCCCCCAAACACCCAGATTATACTCTCAGATCTGAGCGACCTGTCCTCAGTAAGCTTATGTCCTGAACCTGAAGCAGCCACTGTGGGCTCTGCTGCTGTTGGGAGGACTAAGGGACCAGAGGAGGGAACCACCAGG GATGTCAGACCTCAGAGCTCTCTGGGTTTAGGAGGGAGCAGGTTCTTGAAGAAGACTTCACAACCTGCCACCAACAGCAACTATGAGCCACAACCCAG GTGTGTGTCATCTTCACAGAGGAGCTCCCAGAAGGCTGCTTTGAATAAGCTGGCTCAGATTGAGAGTCGCATCCGCAGCCGTACACAGGCTCAAGAGCAGGCAGGATGGGGGTCAAAATCTGGAGAGAAGCTAACTTCAGATCTGGAGATCTCACCACCACCAGCTGCCAAGTCACTGGAGGCCCCTGTGCAACTCTCAGCGAAGTCTAGCAGTGACCAGAGCCTAGGAGGGAAACGTTTCCTCAAGAACACCACTGCTGTTGCTGCTAAAagcagtgatgctgctgatggtGGTTTCAGGTCCAGGTCAAGAGTAGCTGAAGGTGGTTTCCCTTTAAcaagttttaaaacaaaatcagtgGGGAGAGTGAGTAGTGTGAATCTGGAAAGTGATGAAGAGGACATGAAGAAGCTGCTTGGGGACTCATTGGATTCAATGGACAACAGCTTCTCAATACCAGTGAGGCCCTCCTCCGAAAGGACAGCAAACAAG ATGTTGAACAAAAGAAGTCCGAATGTGGACCCCACTGCTGCTACATCCTCCTCCATCACAGTCCCCCCTCGCTCTCCTGGCTCTCCTTCTTGCCGCAGTTCTCCATTCCGTTTCACCGGCCAGGCTAAGGCCCACTTCAGTCCCTCTGTGCTCTCCCTGTCCCCCTCTCCGCCAAGACAGGATTCCTCTCAGAGAGCGGGGAGTCCTCAGCGATCCCTCTCCTCCATGTCAGGTCGCAGCGAGGTGATGTCTCTGGATGATCTCTGCCCTTTGCGGTCTAGTGCTCAGGATCCCCAAAGTGAGATGAGTGAAGTTTCCACTGAAG acttcaaaataaatgtgatgACTTTAGATGACCTTGTTCCAGCCTTTCTTGGAGTTAATGAAGATACACCAGGAGATAAG AGTGAGGCCAAACATGGTGCTCTTCAACAGCTGCAGACAATAAAGGAGCAGAAAGAAGATGAAAGGCAACAAACAGAGGAAGACTTGGTTGACTACCAAAGTGACTTTGAGAGCGAGAGCAGAAAAGATCCAGAAAAAAGTGCCAGCCAGGTTTCAGAACACTTACAAGGGcatggagatgaagaggaggttATATCAGAGGTCAATGAGCGATCCTCGGATTCAGATGTTCCCCATGGGAGGACAGAAGATGATTACTCAAGCACTTTCTCAGACACAAGTCGCTCTTACACTCCAGGGTCTGCAGACCACAGTCAAACAGTTAGCAGAAGCAGAGACTCCAAATACTCCAGATCTTCAGTATCGAAAGACAGCAGATCGAGGAGGCGTGAATCAACTAAAAAGGTTTTAAGGGAGAAAGAAGCACAGACTCAGCCTGATCCACTGGCTGGCACACTACCTACTG GTATACCAACTTTGGATCCAGCAGAGGGCATGGCTTACACTTATCCCAGCCCCATGGTCACTCATACTCTCAGTGCAGAAAGGGTGGATG CTCTCAGCACCTTCAATCCTGCTGCCTTTGCACTCACTGAAATCCTGAAACAGCAACTTACCATGATAAAGTGGTTTATGGATAGCAGCAGACAACTTTACCTTAACCAAGTGAAGAGTCTGGGTCCCCCAGACTACAGATACACCACGCTGGAGGATACGTTGGAG AACATTCGCAAACAGAGATCACCCAAACCCACATTAGAGGAAGCCATGGAGGAGGTGATGAAGGAGATGAAAGACTTTCATCACATCTGA